Proteins encoded in a region of the Athene noctua chromosome 4, bAthNoc1.hap1.1, whole genome shotgun sequence genome:
- the LOC141959640 gene encoding estradiol 17-beta-dehydrogenase 11-like isoform X1, which translates to MNPLLDVLLVLATLIYSYLEAFVKLFVPVKRKSVSGELVLITGAGHGVGRATAFEFAKRHSRLVLWDINKHGVEDTAAECERLGATVQAFVVDCSKREEIYSAAEKVKKEIGDVSILVNNAGVITAADLLSTQDHQVERMFEVNILAHIWTTRAFLPAMMNNNYGHIVTVASAAGHFVTSFMVAYCSSKFAAVGFHKALTEELSTLGKDGIKTTCLCPVFINTGFVKNPSTRLGKILEVEEVVEALMEGILTNQKMVFVPSVQRVALLLEKLFPERALAVLKKMTDVKFDAVTGQRSAQ; encoded by the exons ATGAATCCGCTGCTGGACGTTCTTCTGGTTCTGGCCACGCTCATCTACTCCTACCTGGAGGCTTTTGTGAAGCTCTTTGTCCCCGTGAAGAGAAAGTCTGTCAGCGGGGAGCTGGTTCTCATCACAGGCGCCGGCCATGGCGTGGGCAGAGCGACAGCCTTCGAGTTCGCCAAGCGGCACAGCAGGCTGGTGCTGTGGGACATCAACAAG CACGGCGTTGAGGACACAGCGGCGGAATGTGAAAGGCTGGGAGCCACTGTTCAAGCCTTCGTGGTGGACTGCAGCAAAAGGGAGGAAATCTACAGCGCTGCAGAGAAG GTGAAAAAGGAAATCGGGGACGTCTCCATCCTGGTCAACAACGCTGGTGTGATCACAGCTGCTGACCTGCTCTCGACTCAGGACCACCAGGTTGAGAGAATGTTTGAAGTCAACATTCTTGCTCACATCTGG ACCACAAGAGCTTTTCTGCCAGCCATGATGAACAACAACTACGGTCACATTGTCACGGTGGCTTCAGCAGCAGGTCATTTTGTGACTTCTTTCATGGTGGCTTATTG TTCAAGCAAGTTTGCTGCGGTTGGATTTCATAAAGCTCTGACAGAGGAGCTCTCTACCCTGGGAAAGGATGGAATAAAAACTACGTGCCTTTGTCCGGTTTTCATAAACACTGGATTTGTCAAAAACCCCAGTACAAG GCTTGGGAAGATTTTGGAGGTTGAAGAAGTTGTAGAGGCCCTGATGGAAGGAATACTGACCAACCAGAAAATGGTTTTTGTTCCGTCAGTTCAACGTGTTGCTCTGCTTCTTGAAAA GTTGTTTCCAGAACGTGCATTGGCTGTTCTGAAAAAGATGACTGATGTCAAATTTGATGCAGTCACTGGGCAGAGAAGTGCTCAGTGA
- the LOC141959640 gene encoding estradiol 17-beta-dehydrogenase 11-like isoform X2, with translation MNPLLDVLLVLATLIYSYLEAFVKLFVPVKRKSVSGELVLITGAGHGVGRATAFEFAKRHSRLVLWDINKVKKEIGDVSILVNNAGVITAADLLSTQDHQVERMFEVNILAHIWTTRAFLPAMMNNNYGHIVTVASAAGHFVTSFMVAYCSSKFAAVGFHKALTEELSTLGKDGIKTTCLCPVFINTGFVKNPSTRLGKILEVEEVVEALMEGILTNQKMVFVPSVQRVALLLEKLFPERALAVLKKMTDVKFDAVTGQRSAQ, from the exons ATGAATCCGCTGCTGGACGTTCTTCTGGTTCTGGCCACGCTCATCTACTCCTACCTGGAGGCTTTTGTGAAGCTCTTTGTCCCCGTGAAGAGAAAGTCTGTCAGCGGGGAGCTGGTTCTCATCACAGGCGCCGGCCATGGCGTGGGCAGAGCGACAGCCTTCGAGTTCGCCAAGCGGCACAGCAGGCTGGTGCTGTGGGACATCAACAAG GTGAAAAAGGAAATCGGGGACGTCTCCATCCTGGTCAACAACGCTGGTGTGATCACAGCTGCTGACCTGCTCTCGACTCAGGACCACCAGGTTGAGAGAATGTTTGAAGTCAACATTCTTGCTCACATCTGG ACCACAAGAGCTTTTCTGCCAGCCATGATGAACAACAACTACGGTCACATTGTCACGGTGGCTTCAGCAGCAGGTCATTTTGTGACTTCTTTCATGGTGGCTTATTG TTCAAGCAAGTTTGCTGCGGTTGGATTTCATAAAGCTCTGACAGAGGAGCTCTCTACCCTGGGAAAGGATGGAATAAAAACTACGTGCCTTTGTCCGGTTTTCATAAACACTGGATTTGTCAAAAACCCCAGTACAAG GCTTGGGAAGATTTTGGAGGTTGAAGAAGTTGTAGAGGCCCTGATGGAAGGAATACTGACCAACCAGAAAATGGTTTTTGTTCCGTCAGTTCAACGTGTTGCTCTGCTTCTTGAAAA GTTGTTTCCAGAACGTGCATTGGCTGTTCTGAAAAAGATGACTGATGTCAAATTTGATGCAGTCACTGGGCAGAGAAGTGCTCAGTGA